Proteins encoded in a region of the Mycolicibacterium chitae genome:
- a CDS encoding type I restriction endonuclease subunit R translates to MSQIKISEAKSVQFPMVKHASTVGWEQLTPEEAESMRRGRANMLFPEVLENKLRQFNPWLTEDQARAIIESIEALPPTIEGNREVLRWLRGERQWHDENEQRQRPVQVVDFDLPHENALHVTWEWKIEPPARAKGNRADIMFIVNGIPVTIVEHKNPKDRDALTKAVTQLRRYEIETPELLAQTQLHNETHLIDYWYGVTWNINRRMLFKWKHTRGESYRDAVQAFFEPRDFLRTLREWVLFYIEDGETKKSVLREHQRGAVDAVVERCADGAKNRGLIWHTQGSGKTFTMLTAAQLIISQKDRFKNATVILVVDRTELEGQLKEWVDRLLGEMQANDIPVRRANSKYDLQDIFDSDFRGLVVSMIHKFEAIRKDSSNRDNVFVFIDEAHRSVAADLGSYLMAAVPNATIIGFTGTPVGGTQGGGTSSFQIFGSQDEMGYLHKYSIVESIEDETTLPIKYMLAPSSMSMAPEDLDEQFYALASDEAVTDIDELNKVLQRTVGLRTFLGSDSRVAQVAEFVANHFSENVDPLGHKAFLVAVDRETCAKYKRALDKLLPPEWSEVVYSKNASDVVDRPDVHELQLSDDREKEVRRQFKKANQQPKILIVTDKLLTGYDAPILYAMYLDKPMRDHVLLQALARVNRPYVDSEGVQKKVGLVVDFVGILKELHKALRFDSADVEGALQDLDVLMADLLLKIDAASTEYLLVTPGQGEDEQLEGIVYGRFVSEDERKKFFDDYRDIEALWEILSPSAEVPITTAP, encoded by the coding sequence ATGAGCCAGATCAAGATTTCTGAGGCCAAGTCGGTGCAGTTCCCAATGGTGAAGCACGCCTCAACTGTCGGCTGGGAGCAACTCACTCCAGAGGAAGCCGAGAGCATGCGTCGTGGCCGTGCGAACATGCTGTTCCCCGAGGTGCTGGAGAACAAACTGCGGCAGTTCAATCCGTGGCTTACCGAGGATCAGGCCCGAGCAATTATCGAGAGCATTGAGGCTCTACCCCCCACGATCGAGGGCAACCGAGAGGTACTGCGTTGGCTCCGGGGCGAACGTCAATGGCACGATGAGAACGAACAGCGCCAGCGCCCGGTCCAGGTCGTCGACTTCGATCTGCCCCACGAGAACGCGCTGCACGTCACGTGGGAGTGGAAGATCGAGCCGCCGGCCCGGGCAAAGGGGAACCGCGCGGACATCATGTTCATCGTCAACGGCATCCCGGTCACTATCGTCGAGCACAAGAACCCGAAGGACCGCGATGCCCTGACCAAAGCGGTGACCCAACTCCGGCGTTACGAAATTGAGACGCCAGAACTCTTGGCCCAGACTCAGTTGCATAACGAGACCCACCTGATTGACTACTGGTACGGCGTCACATGGAACATCAACCGCCGCATGCTTTTTAAGTGGAAGCACACAAGGGGCGAGTCCTATCGTGATGCCGTTCAAGCCTTCTTCGAGCCACGCGACTTCCTACGAACTTTGCGCGAGTGGGTGCTCTTCTATATCGAAGACGGCGAAACAAAGAAATCGGTTCTTCGCGAGCACCAGCGCGGTGCCGTCGACGCAGTGGTCGAGCGTTGCGCCGACGGCGCGAAGAACCGCGGCCTAATCTGGCACACCCAGGGCTCCGGCAAGACCTTCACCATGCTTACGGCGGCGCAGTTGATCATCAGCCAGAAGGACCGCTTCAAGAACGCAACCGTGATCCTCGTGGTTGACCGCACCGAGTTGGAGGGCCAGCTAAAGGAGTGGGTCGACAGACTGCTCGGCGAGATGCAGGCCAACGACATTCCGGTTCGGCGTGCCAACAGCAAGTATGACCTGCAAGACATCTTCGATTCCGACTTCCGTGGCCTAGTGGTCTCGATGATCCACAAGTTCGAGGCAATCAGGAAGGACAGTTCCAACCGCGACAACGTCTTTGTCTTCATCGACGAGGCTCACCGGTCGGTCGCTGCTGATCTCGGCTCTTATCTCATGGCCGCAGTCCCAAATGCCACCATCATCGGATTTACAGGCACACCAGTCGGTGGGACACAAGGCGGTGGCACAAGTTCATTCCAGATCTTCGGATCACAGGACGAAATGGGCTACCTGCACAAATATTCGATCGTTGAGTCGATCGAGGACGAAACCACTCTGCCGATCAAGTACATGCTTGCGCCGTCGTCGATGTCCATGGCACCCGAGGACTTAGACGAGCAGTTCTACGCGCTTGCGTCTGACGAGGCCGTCACCGACATCGATGAACTCAACAAAGTACTGCAGCGAACAGTTGGATTGCGCACCTTCCTCGGCTCTGACAGTCGTGTAGCGCAGGTGGCTGAGTTCGTCGCGAACCATTTCAGTGAGAACGTAGACCCTCTGGGGCACAAGGCATTTCTTGTAGCGGTTGACCGCGAGACATGCGCGAAGTACAAGCGCGCACTCGACAAGCTGTTGCCACCCGAGTGGTCCGAAGTGGTCTACAGCAAGAATGCAAGCGATGTAGTCGACCGTCCTGACGTACATGAACTCCAGCTTTCCGATGACCGCGAGAAAGAGGTGCGTCGGCAGTTCAAGAAGGCCAATCAGCAACCTAAGATCCTTATCGTCACTGACAAGTTACTCACCGGCTACGACGCGCCTATCTTGTACGCGATGTATCTCGACAAGCCGATGCGTGACCACGTACTCCTCCAGGCACTCGCGCGAGTCAACCGACCATATGTCGACAGCGAGGGTGTTCAGAAGAAGGTGGGACTCGTCGTGGACTTCGTCGGCATCTTGAAAGAACTTCATAAGGCGCTGCGGTTCGATTCCGCCGATGTGGAAGGCGCCCTGCAAGATCTCGATGTGCTGATGGCGGATCTTCTGCTGAAGATCGACGCTGCTTCAACCGAGTACCTGCTAGTTACACCTGGCCAAGGCGAGGACGAACAATTGGAAGGCATCGTTTACGGCAGATTCGTATCCGAGGACGAGCGCAAAAAGTTCTTCGACGACTACCGTGACATCGAGGCATTGTGGGAAATTCTTTCGCCATCAGCCGAGGTGCCTATCACGACTGCACCGTAG
- a CDS encoding restriction endonuclease subunit S, which produces MSAEWETTTVGQCLVPVSVAGRSKIQTKDYKSAGRYPIIDQGQQRIAGWTDSPDAVIDNPLPLIVFGDHSRTFKYLDEPFARGADGTQLLHPVDSIDPLFFFYACRAIDLQSRGYNRHFTLLKEKEIAYPSDRVVQHNIAAVLSRAERAIAVQDEIGQLLEKVKSASMHQLFTRGLRGEPLQESEIGLIPESWELRPIPELSDVWSGGTPKRSNADYWNGDIPWVSGKDLKQPALDDATDHLSPLGVDNGSRVAPADSVLLLVRGMGLAKDLPVAVINRPMAFNQDVKALVSKAGYSGSFLRSAIYAGKDRLLSQLATSAHGTKTLNLHDLANFVVPTPPTADEADEIVNVLETLDRKIDLHRLKRGVLDQLFKSLLHKLMTGEVSVDDFDLSALSSTDGSPA; this is translated from the coding sequence TGGTAGGTCCAAAATCCAGACGAAGGACTACAAGAGTGCAGGCCGGTATCCGATCATCGATCAAGGACAGCAACGAATTGCGGGATGGACTGACTCACCCGACGCGGTCATCGACAACCCGCTCCCGTTGATCGTTTTTGGCGATCACAGCCGGACCTTCAAGTACCTCGATGAGCCCTTCGCACGCGGAGCCGACGGCACCCAATTGCTCCACCCAGTCGACTCTATCGATCCGTTGTTCTTCTTCTACGCATGCCGGGCGATCGATCTGCAATCTCGAGGCTACAACCGTCACTTCACCCTCCTCAAGGAGAAGGAGATCGCCTACCCGTCGGATCGGGTAGTTCAGCACAACATCGCAGCGGTACTGAGTCGAGCCGAGCGTGCGATCGCTGTTCAAGATGAAATTGGCCAACTGTTGGAGAAAGTAAAGTCCGCCTCCATGCACCAGCTGTTCACGCGGGGACTACGAGGAGAACCCCTGCAGGAGAGTGAAATCGGGCTAATCCCGGAGAGCTGGGAGCTCCGACCCATCCCAGAGCTCAGCGATGTGTGGAGCGGTGGAACCCCCAAGAGGTCAAATGCGGACTACTGGAACGGAGACATCCCTTGGGTGTCCGGCAAGGACCTGAAACAACCCGCGCTCGACGACGCGACCGACCATTTATCACCGCTGGGTGTCGACAACGGTAGCCGTGTTGCACCCGCTGATTCTGTTCTGTTGCTAGTCCGCGGTATGGGCCTTGCGAAGGATCTCCCTGTTGCTGTCATCAACCGACCGATGGCATTCAACCAGGACGTCAAAGCACTCGTCAGCAAGGCTGGCTATTCAGGGAGCTTCTTGCGTTCAGCAATCTACGCTGGCAAAGACCGTCTCCTTTCCCAACTCGCGACGTCGGCTCACGGCACCAAGACGCTCAACCTCCATGATCTTGCGAACTTCGTTGTTCCGACGCCGCCGACTGCCGATGAGGCTGACGAAATTGTTAACGTCCTCGAAACGCTCGACCGGAAGATCGACCTTCATCGCCTCAAGCGCGGCGTCCTAGATCAACTCTTCAAATCGTTGTTGCACAAGCTGATGACTGGCGAGGTGTCTGTCGATGATTTCGATCTGAGCGCCCTGTCATCCACCGATGGGAGCCCAGCATGA